The Phaseolus vulgaris cultivar G19833 chromosome 5, P. vulgaris v2.0, whole genome shotgun sequence genomic interval aaaaagaaaggttaAACAAATGCagtaaaattaaacaaaacccCATTTTTTTGTTAAGTCAAGAAAAACTAATAATGTGGGGATCTTGGTCACACTTTTTTCAAGCAATCAATGAACTCTATTGTCATTTCACTGCAAAGCTGCTTATAAGCCAATTCCCCTCCATTCAGCCATGTAGTCAGAAAACCCCCTGACAAGTTAGACATTGAAACAAAGTGTAAAATTCCAATGCAATTAACCTCAGTAAACACTATAATGACAAACTCTAACTATTAAACTTGTCATGGAAAAGTAACATTGTCAATTTATCAAAACTCATTCTAGCTACCAAATCTATGAAGCACAGATACTCACACACGACACTGATACGACATGgagacacgaatctatatattataaaattataaattatataaattgataataaagattttcCCTATAGCTCAAATTATGAACCCTAAAATATCACTATAAGTTACTTCCACAGATCCATGGATTCAAATAACTCTAAGAAAAAACTGATATGACATTTAATTTTGACGGAAACCAAAAAGCTCTGTAAGTAATTAATTAACCTTTTGAGCTTGGAATATGCTTCGGCCCTACGTTGTTGAATTGTGAGGAAATCGTAAAGCACAATTTGGGTGGGTGGATCAACCCCCATCATCTCCTTTATTGAAACTTTCTTCTTGAATCCAAATCTTCTTCCTGATATACAACAATTATTACTGATATAATCACAAAAGTAAAAAAGTTATGACTAACCGACTTAAAGAAAATTTCTTCTATAAACAGTTAACCCAGAaccaattaattattataaattttggcAGGAATTCTTGTTACAAGGTTCTGGATGATTGTAAAAATAAAGGATGAAACTATATAATTCAACGGGGAAAATACTTCAGAGAACCATGTCAAAATACAACAGATATAATCAATTGATTTGAGTCCCAAGTTTCAAATAATCGATCACTAAGTAATTGACACTATCACACTTACATAAGTATTAAATCAGTACTCAAAGTAGACcatcatatattttttgtttctttcacTATTTTAAGACAAGAATGCAATGGTTATGGAGCATTACTCTTGTACTGAGCCCTCCTGGCCATAATTAGGTGAACCGACTCTAATGCTCCACTATTAGAAACCCTTGATCAAGGTATCATCATGATCATGTAGAAGATTTTCTACTCCCTGATCATTAGTCAAATAATTAGTATTTTGCAAATCATCTGAGCTAGTGGATGAGACAGGTCCGCTTGATCGAATGTGGATTCTTCCAGCAATATTGATCCAGCTACAAGCAGGAATTTTAACCAAACCTAAGTCCCTCATTTTTGCTTTAATAATTGACAAGCTATCTACCATACCAAGAGATTGATAGATACCACTCAAAGCTATGTAGTTGCTAGCATTATTTGGTTCTAATTGGAATAGTCGATGAGCTGCAATTTCTCCAACTTCAACATTTTTATGCATTACACAACCAGCAAGAAGGGCACCCCACATGCTTCCTGTTTCTGATGATTTAACACTTTGTAACAACTCAAGTGCTTCAAAAAGATACCCACGGCGGCTCAGAAGATCCACCATACAAGCATAATGCTCAACAGTAGGCTCAAATCCATAATCTGAACAAATTGAGCTGAAAATCTGCTTGCCTTGATCTATCAGACCTGAACGGCTACAACTGGTCAAGATTGCTGTGAGGGTGACAGGGTTTGGCCTAAAACCTTCATCTACCATTTTCTTAAATAGCAAAAGAGATTCCTCCCCCTTTCCATGTGCCCCATAACAAGAGATCATGGTGGTCCACGTGACTAAATTCAGGAAGTGCATTGTCCTAAAAACCTTTTCTGAATCTTTCAAGCATCCACACTTGCCATACACATCAATCAATGCATTCCCGATGGCAGCATCCACATCAAAACCAAAGCTTCTCACTACATGCCCATGGACTTCTCTCACCTTCAACAAGTCTCCTTCCTTTCCACATGCATTCAAAACGCTAGGAAGAGTCATGAAATCCACCCTCATCCCACCCAAGCTTAGCATCTCCCTAAAACAATGCATTGCATTTGAACACAAACCGGCCCTTCCAAACCCCAAGATCATCAAATTCCACGTCACAGAATCCGTACATAACATGTTGGAAAACACACAACAAGCCTGAGACACAGCCCCATACTTAACATAAAACTCAAGCACAGAATTTGCCACAACAACGTATCCTTCATACCCAAGCCTTATAACCAAACCATGACACGTACTACCAATGGAAGAATCATCCACTCCTACAGAAGCCTTGAACAATGGGGGCAGGGTATAGTGATCCGGCCTAAGGCCACAGAACTTGAACTCGCGAAAAACCACCAAGGCATCGGCATACATGCAATTCTGGGCATAGGAGGCAATCATGACATTCCATGAGTACATGTTCTTTCTGTCGAGCATTTTATCAAACACCTTGCGAGCTTCATGGAGAAGGCCCAGTTTAGAGTACAGCAACAAGAGGTCAGTTTGGATAATGCTGTTGGGAAGCAAACCTTGGATGAAGCTTTGTGCATGGCATTGCAAAGCTGCAGAATGTGCTGTGCAACTTCGAAGCAGGAATGACAATGCTTTCCTGGTTTCCAATAAGGTTCAATTCGAGGTTTAAATGATTGAATTATAGAAAtcatatcaaaataataatccAATATTATTATCAAGAGTACCCTATAGTCAAAGGTCAGTTTGGGCTAGTTTTCCTTCTTAATAATATGGCTAGTTTTTTCAGTTTCTTTTatgaaaacatgaaaaaaagaaaacactagtacaaaatttaTGTTCAAGGTAACTCATCGAGACAAACACAAAGGTTGTTTCACaaagcaaaggaagaagaataaATTAATAGTGACACTAAAAGCTTTGGTACCATTTAATAAGAAGAAAACATACTTTAATTTTCCATCTAGTATGAATTTTAACTAATAAGAAATCACATTAAATCTAACTTCTAAAGTAATTGTTAGGAAAACGGAATTATCTTGTCATACATAACAATCTAACTGAGAGGAAGGTGTAGCTGGGAAGCAAGCACAACTGCTGTCTGCATAATTGCTGCTATGGTGTGGTTAAGGTGCTGATAAGAGGTAGTCCAGCTGCTAGGCAACTGTGGTGCTTCTTAAACTTGGTTTAGGCCTTTCTCAATTTCTAAATTGAATAGCCTGCTTCATCTCCCTGGTTGAGTTTATGTACCTGTTCGGAGCTGATTCAGTAGTCAAATATTAAACTCATAAGAACAAATACTATACTTAATCTTAGCCAAAAGAGCAAGAAAGGTATGCTATAAAACTAATTGAGTTCAAACACATTATAATATTTCCAAAGGTCTTTTTACTTGGATATGTTACTATCACCTACCATGCTGATTCTTCTCCTAAAGCCTTGCTAACCATCACCAATGGTTAGAACTTATAGACCTGGTTACTGCATGAAATGGGATTACTAAGGTTTTACTAAGTTAGCAATAAGATggtagtgtttttttttcagcaaaTAAGACACTCAATTATACGTTACAAGTAGTACCATAGTATCAAACAAAGAAAAGAGCAGTAGCAAAACATCACCTACCTACGTCTAAGGATGACCATATCATATAAGGATGCTAAATTGCAACAACAGGACATAAACAACTTAAGGCAGTATTGACAACAATCCCAAAAATCATATTCCAACCAAGACATAAACACATAATTTAGTTGTGCTTTAAGCCCAAATCCCCCTCACATGACAGTACACCATAACAATGCAAGCACCCCTCCAACAGTTGCAAATTCATGATTAACTCTCCCTGCCATTTCCACATTGTGGGTATATGAGTCTGGTACCAAAAATGTCTGACTAGTTGTACTTTTTCGAACTCTGATGATATCTGACAATAAATGCAGCAACATCTCTGAAACATTTGCATTGCATATCCAACTTTCCTGCCACTTTCACTACATCAATATGGATCTGTTACTTAATTTTTGCCACATGTTTTGCTCAGATACTTGTTTTCCTCCCTTCGAAAGCAACCACACGCCTCTTACTCACATTCCTCAGACAACTACATATAACTGGATTCCAAACCACAGATTGCTACCAGTCCAGTTACTCACTTGCAAACACCCCTCTTTATAACCCCACTTGACTACTTCAAAAAACTAATAGCTCCATTGATAGTCCCTCAAGACAACTACCTTACTCTGCACTTGCCCCTATTGGGCACCTATTCAAGAGAACTAATTACTTCACACAGAGAACAAGATCAAATTTTTAAAGATAACCTCTCAAACCAGCCCTTTTGCTTCCTTCCCACAGGCACCTATTCTAGAATATCAAACACTTCAAGCAATAGAATAGGGTAAATTCACAAACTAGAATATGTAAAATTCACCAAAACATTAAAGAAAGGGATTGAGGGTAATGCAGAGGTGGTCACATGCAAAGTAGAAACCTTTGCAGAAACCCAACAACCAAAATATGCAAGACATTAATGGAGGAACAGAGGGAAAACGGTTACCTAGAAGTGCTGGAGAAAATTTGAGAGATTGAGGAGAGAGGGATTTCGAATTGAGCAAGACAGTGATTTGGAAAGGTTCAGAGCAAAAATTCATAATACTATTCAAATtgctttatatttaaaatttattatttctaaTAATCACgtaaaaattcatatataaatttatttcttgtaattaataactaaatatCGTTATActaacaattaataaaaaaaattgaaacactGTTCGCATTTCTGAAGCAAATCCTTTGTCAAAATCTGTATTCTTGtatttactaaattaaaattgacaattcaaaatataaccAAAAAGGTTTGTTTCAAATATTTATGCTTaagttaaatatataattgttagTTAATTAATTATGCCAATATTGATATAAAATGGTAGTTTAATGTTAAACTTATgatttttaatacttcttttcgTGAAAACTAAAGTtacgtataatttttaaaaagtgttgaataaaatatttaagactTTTTTTTATGACGCAGACTATATTTTCTAATAGATAATATTTAATGAATGGAAAACATGACAAAAATGTTTATATTGGCAAACTCattatttctgaatttgatctaattttctttcaaaaactattaaaatatttcactgttgaaatattttattgtaatgaGTACACATTTTCATAAATTTGTTCTAAATATGATCATTTtgtgtttagtttttttatccTTGATTACTACATATTTATTgaggaatgattttttttatttttttgtgttatCCACTccacttttataaaaaaaaattataaattttaaaattatatatcacTTATTAAAACTTACATGACAAATTTCTCACATTTACTTTATCTCAAACTAAAACCAACattttataaagattaaaaataaaaaagttttaattaaaaattagaagaaaaaaaacaatttagaagatcaaaaacatatttaattttttctcatTAGTTTAAACTACTTAGGAATATTTAGttccatttaaaaaaatgaatggtTAGAAATAAGTAAACCAAAAAGACTGAAGAGTCAAAGCCGTAAAAACAAAGGGTTTGTTTGGCTGTCATAAATCATCACATGCATTTTGctgataaataaaatttttatttttctatttagatATAGTAACTTCTTTTTGAAAATTCCAATATATTGGTATCTTAACAATGAGAGAGATTTTGAGATTTATGTGCTTgaagtaaaaaaagaaaaaaaaatattgtttaaggtagtttaattattaatatagtgttccaatataaaatatagaagttaattattaattattgagTATACAAAACctacaaattttataaattttaaaattattaaaaattcattaaattaatttagtatatatatatactacaaaacaattattaaatagaaaatagTAAGATGATGACAATACAAGGCAAAATCACATTCAAGACATAAACTagtaaaaccaatttttttagtttctttattGACGTGTATAACTCTATAAAACTCAGCAGTATGAATATTTACAGAGAAACTACTAATAAACTCTCTTATACCCCTACAGAAAATACCATCACAAATAGTAAGACCAGGAAAACTCCTAACAGcaccatcaatattattttaaccTGACCGAGTAAAAAAGCTCGTATTTAGGATGATAATAATACATTCATTTGACACTtaaatacattattattttattataatataatattttattttaaaaaatagttgtaaaataattatttttaattattgacagtctgaaacaaaatttattaaaaaattatgttgggaactaaacaaaaatttggtacaattaagattaaaaaattaaaaaacaaaaaattataggGATATTCCTCCTTAATAATTAGGAAGCAGCCTTGTTCTTGTCGTTTCTGAAAGCATTAATCTAAAATACAATTAAtccaaattattaaaaaattaagtaacaATTCTAATTTGATTGTGACAAGCAGGCTGctgcaaataaaataataataattgttattatcattattactGTCACTATGTGTCTCTTCCTatctgtttttctttatataaaaaatgctACTTTTGACTTTTTAACTCTTCTAATAATGTAATAAATCAAttagtttcttatttttatgtaCCAGGATTGCAGTGAATTAAGTCTTgaaaacttaatttatttttttgatgaaacattattttgattattagTTTATTCTAATAAATGTTATCCATGTTTATAACACTTAAAAgtgatatatttattaaaaatacgaTTATTTTTAGCAAATTTATTTCGATAAATAATATGTATGCTATTttaatgtatataaaaaaatattaatccatattacactaaaataaaatctagaaatcaattttagagattaaaaataattagttactataattACTATTTAAGAGActtaaaagaattattaatttttaaattgttttttattattaataaataaaaaaatttaaattaatatttaattagttatcaagctttaactatcaattatggattctaaatttgatagcaaataactaattagatacgtagaatttatatttatttattatagttatggattataaaaaaacaaataaaaaatcctTAATAATATTGAGTTCTTATCATGGAAAATTTAGTATCaataaagtataaataaatttcttttattacgAACAAACTAATATAAACTTTTATGATTTGTATATGTTTGttgaacttttataaaaattcatatttaaaattttaataatctatatcttaatatcttaataaataaaaatatgaggaAAGGTTAATTAATAGGATTCtgaatgtaaaatataaaataagctTACGTCAAAGGCTATTTTTCAGTCAAATTGTGACACCCCTAAACAAtgaatagtaatattaataataaaaaaaaatacttttagttGACTTTCTAGAACATCATTCaccaaaaaataataacatttatgCCAAAATTGAACATATTTAAATTGGTAATTGACCCTTATACATATctcttcattcttctttctcaaTACTTTTTCTACCATTTCCATAGATAAACACAAtgcaattatattattattaattattaattattaattattaattattaattagtaCAAGTCAAAGATACCAAAGAAACGTTTATTATCTtcaatttctctctctctcttcctctTTCTCTAAAGAATTACTTTTCAATTATGTgttctttaaaactttaaaacaaCATCAATTCTTTCAAGcaaatttttaattgagttaACAAGGATACctaataaatattaatcatGCATGAAAGACTATTTCATCTTCCATAAGTTttataattctaaaaatatttttttaaaaaaataaattttgaaagtttagttaggaaaatgttttttttatatttttggattgtgtaatctcatataattaattaatatatttgtatacttttttaattacgtaattcaattttttttaatcagtaaAATACTAtggattaattaatttattttataaatttatattctgaattatgtaatttgtaacgtgttttttttaagttatatttcagattatttaaaccataaactaatttataatttagaatTCTTATCAAATTGGTAAAAtt includes:
- the LOC137834663 gene encoding putative pentatricopeptide repeat-containing protein At3g11460, mitochondrial isoform X1 → MKALSFLLRSCTAHSAALQCHAQSFIQGLLPNSIIQTDLLLLYSKLGLLHEARKVFDKMLDRKNMYSWNVMIASYAQNCMYADALVVFREFKFCGLRPDHYTLPPLFKASVGVDDSSIGSTCHGLVIRLGYEGYVVVANSVLEFYVKYGAVSQACCVFSNMLCTDSVTWNLMILGFGRAGLCSNAMHCFREMLSLGGMRVDFMTLPSVLNACGKEGDLLKVREVHGHVVRSFGFDVDAAIGNALIDVYGKCGCLKDSEKVFRTMHFLNLVTWTTMISCYGAHGKGEESLLLFKKMVDEGFRPNPVTLTAILTSCSRSGLIDQGKQIFSSICSDYGFEPTVEHYACMVDLLSRRGYLFEALELLQSVKSSETGSMWGALLAGCVMHKNVEVGEIAAHRLFQLEPNNASNYIALSGIYQSLGMVDSLSIIKAKMRDLGLVKIPACSWINIAGRIHIRSSGPVSSTSSDDLQNTNYLTNDQGVENLLHDHDDTLIKGF
- the LOC137834663 gene encoding putative pentatricopeptide repeat-containing protein At3g23330 isoform X2; the encoded protein is MLDRKNMYSWNVMIASYAQNCMYADALVVFREFKFCGLRPDHYTLPPLFKASVGVDDSSIGSTCHGLVIRLGYEGYVVVANSVLEFYVKYGAVSQACCVFSNMLCTDSVTWNLMILGFGRAGLCSNAMHCFREMLSLGGMRVDFMTLPSVLNACGKEGDLLKVREVHGHVVRSFGFDVDAAIGNALIDVYGKCGCLKDSEKVFRTMHFLNLVTWTTMISCYGAHGKGEESLLLFKKMVDEGFRPNPVTLTAILTSCSRSGLIDQGKQIFSSICSDYGFEPTVEHYACMVDLLSRRGYLFEALELLQSVKSSETGSMWGALLAGCVMHKNVEVGEIAAHRLFQLEPNNASNYIALSGIYQSLGMVDSLSIIKAKMRDLGLVKIPACSWINIAGRIHIRSSGPVSSTSSDDLQNTNYLTNDQGVENLLHDHDDTLIKGF